The window CCCGACCGGCCGGGGTGGCCAGGTCCAGCACCACGCCGACGGCCAGCACCAGCACGATCGAGGCGACGAAGCCGCCGACGTTGACGACCCCGGTGGCGCTGCCGATCCGGTTGACCGGGTTGAAGCTGCGCGCGTAGTCGAAGCCGATGAGGGAGGCCGGGCCGTTGACCGCGAGCACCAGCACCAGCGTGACCAGCAGCCAACCCGGCGCGCGTCCCGGCCAGGCGAGCACGACGGCCCAGACCACGGCGGTGGCGCCGGTGATCGCGAAGACCAGCACCGAACGGTGGAACGGGTGCCGGGCGCAGAGGTGCGCCACCACCGGCCCGGTCAGCAGCATGGCGGCGGTCATCAGGGTGAGCAGCGACGCCGCCCTGGTCGGGCTGAGCCCCTGCCCCTGCACCAGGAACGGGTACCCCCAGAGCAGGGCGAACACCGCGCCGGAGAACTGGGTGACGAAGTGCGTCCAGAGCCCCAGCCGGGTGCCCGGCTGGGCCCACGCGGCGGCGAGTTCCCGGCGGACGTCGGTGAGGGTGGGCGCCGCGCCAGCCGGGACCGGCCCGCCCGGGGTGTCCCGGACGGCGACGACGACCATCAGCAGCACGGTCGCCCCGACCGCCCCGGCGGTGAGGAAGGCGGGCGTCCAGCCCGCCGAGTGCAGCAGGGCCACCAGCGGTACGGCGCCGAGGATCGCCCCGAGCTGGCCGAGCGTGCCGGTGAGCTGGGTCATCATCGCGTAGCGCCGCCCCGGGAACCACAGCGCCACGATGCGCAGCACGCTGATGAACGTCATGGCGTCGCCGAGCCCGATCAACACGCGGGCGGCGATCGCCAGGGGCACGTCGGTGGCCAGGGCGAAGCAGAGCTGGCCGGCGACCATCAGCGCGCCGCCGGCGATGAGCAGCCGGCGGGACCCGAACCGGTCGAGCAGCACGCCGACCGGCACCTGCATCGCCGCGTACACGGCGAGCTGGGCGACGGAGAAGGTGGCCAGCGCCGAGGCGTTGACCTCGAAGCGGTGTGCCGCGTCGACGCCGGTGACGCCGAGCGAGCTGCGGTGGAACACGGCGGCCACGTACGCGGACACGGCCACGCCCCAGACGAGGCCGCCCGCCGAGCGGAGCGGGGCGAGCGGCGCGGTCAGCACCCTCACCGCAGGGACCGCAGCACGGCCGCGGCGTTGTCGATGTGCGCGGCGACGGCGGCGAGCCAGCGCCCGGGGTCGTCGGAGTCGAGTGCGGCGAGCTGGTCGGCGTGCTCGGTGAGCGCCGTCTCGGCCCAGCCGGGCGAGAGCCGGAAGCTAGCCTCCCCCATCCGCAGCTGCCGGTCGCGCAGCCGCTGGTACAGCTCGGCGAGGATCTCGTTGCCGGCGGCGTCCACGACGGTGGCGTGGAACGCCCGGTCGGCCTGCATCAACGCGGCCAGGTCACCGGCGGCGTGCGCGTCCCGCATCTCGGCCAGCCGGGCGGCGAGGTCGCCCCGCAGCGCCGCGCGCCGGGGCCAGACCCGCTCGGCGGCGTGCAGCTCGACCAGCCGCCGCGCCTCGATCACGTCGGTGATCTCGCGGGCGGAGACCGGGCGGATCAGGGCGCCCCGCTTGGGGTAGAGGCGGACCAGTCCCTCCGCCTCCAGGCGGAGCAGCGCCTCCCGGACCGGGGTGCGGGAGACCCCGGTGGCCTCGGCGATCTCCCCCTCGCTGACCAGCGACCCGCCCGGGTGGATCTGCTCCAGGATCTCGCGCTTGAGGTGCCGGTAGGCGCGTTCGGCGGCCGAGGGCGCGGCCGTCCGGCCCGACGGGGAGGGATGCGTCATGTATCTATGGTGGGACCCGCCCTCCTCGCCGCGCCCCGCGCCCCCGCCGGGGGTGGCGCGGGCCACCGTCAGCGGGGATGGAGCGTCAGCAGCCCGTCGCCGTCGACGGCGAACCCGCGCGCGAACGGTGGGCCGAAGCCGCCGAGCAGCCCCGCCAGCCAGCCGGCCTCGTCGGGCGCGGCCCGCTCCAGCCGCATCCGGCGCATCCGTACCGGGGCCGCCCGCAGGCGCCGCAGCGCCCCGGTGTCCGCGTCGAGGGTCGGCAGCCAGAGCAGCCGCAGCTCCGGGCGGTACGCCTCCCGCCCGCCGATGCCCTCGTAGTCGTCGACGAGGTCGCCGCAGCCGTAGAGGATGAGCCGGTCGCGGTACACCTCGACGGGGCGGGGATGGTGCGACGAGTGGCCGTGCACCACGTCCACGCCGGCGTCCACCAGCCGGTGGGCGAAGTCGACGTGCGCGGGCGGCACCTCGTACCCCCAGTTGGTGCCCCAGTGCACGGAGACCAGCACCCGGTCCCCCGGCCCGGCCACGGCGGCGATCCGTCCGGCCAACGCGTCCGCCGAGGCGACCGAGACCTCCGGCAGGTACGCCACCCCGGCCGACCCGGCGGTGGCCGCCCAGGGCGGGGGCACCCCGCTGGACGGTACGGCCACCGACCAGACGAGCAGCCGGCCGCCACGGCCGAGCGAAACCCGGGCGGGCCGCCAGGCCGACGCCGCGTCCCGGCCGGCGCCGGCGGTGGCGATGCCGGCGTCGGCCAGCGCGTCGAGGGTGTCGGTGAGCCCGACCGGGCCGAAGTCGAGGCTGTGGTTGTTGGCCAGGGCGCAGACGTCGAGCCGGGCCGCGGCGAGGCAGGACAGGTTTCCCGGGTGCATCCGGTAGTGGATCGCCTTGGCCGGTGCGTGCTCGCCCCGGCCGGTCACCGCGGTCTCCAGGTTGACCACGCGGGCGGCGGGCCGCAGCTCGTCGAGCAGGTGCAGCGCCTCGCCCCACGGCCAGGCCGGCGGCGCCGGGCGCGGGACCGGCCCGTTGGCGTCCCGGGCGAGGTCGACGTAGTCACGGGCGTCGCGTACCGCCGGTTCGCGCAGCTCGGGCGGGCCGGGCGTGGGCAGGATCGCGTCCACGCCCCGGCCGGTCATCACGTCGCCGCCGAGGAAGAGGGTCAGCTCGGGCATCCGGCCCGCTTTCCCCGTCGCGCCGCCGGCTCACCTGCCGGCGGCGTCCGCGCCGGCCTCGGCCCAGAAGTCGACGAGCAGGCGGTGGAACTCCTCGGCGCACTCGATCTGTGGCATGTGCCCGCAGTCGGCGAACAGGTGGGTGCGGGCGCGCGGCAGCCGGGACCGGGCGGCGTCGAGGTGCGCCGCCGGCAGGATCAGGTCCCGGTCGCCCCAGACGATTAGGGTGGGCACGTCGAGCCGTTCCACCTCGGCCAGCAGTTCCTCGCGCCACTGCGGGCTGACGCCCCGGAAGGTGCCGAGGCTGCGCGCGGTCTCCAGCATCACCCGGGCGGCGTACGGCTGGCGGGCGACCGCCAGGGCGTGGGCGACGCGTTCGGCGGTGGCGAGGGCCGGGTCGTGGAAGAGCGACAGCTCGGCGCGGCGGGCGGCCCACCGGGTGGGCCGCAGCAGCAGCCGGCCCAGCGGGCGCAGCGCCAGCAGCCGCAGCGCGATGGTCACCTCCCGGCCGAAGCCGGCGCTGTTGACCAGCGTCAGGCTGGCCACCCGGGCCGGCGCGGACGCCGCGAGGCGCATGGCGACGGCGCCGCCGAGGGAGTTGCCGACCACGTGCGCCGGCTCCTCGACGCCGACGGCGTCGAGGTAGTGGGCGGCGAACTCGCCCAGCGCCGGCAGGGTGCAGGGGCGGGCCATCGGCAGCGAACCGCCGTAGCCGGGCAGGTCGACGCTGTGTACCCGGAACCGCCCGGCGAGCAGCTCGTGGAGCTCGGTGAAGTCGCGCAGGGTGCGGCCGATGCCGTGCAGCAGCAGCACCGGCGGCCCGTCGCCGTCGACGCGGTGGCACACCCGGCGGCCGTCCACGCTCACGTGCCGGCGTCCGGCCGGGGCGCTCACGCCGGCTCCCCGGCCGGGTCGGCCGCCGGGGCCGCCTCGGGCTGCCGCTGCGCCGGGACGGACGACCCGGTGGTGAGCCGGCGCGTGGACTCGCCCCCGACGCGGTCGAGCGCGAAGGCCACGACCCGCTGGTACGACACCGGCGCCACCCGGGCCAGCAGGTCGGGCAGCTTCGCCGACCAGCCGATCAGCACCCGGCCCCGGCGGCGGTGCACGCCGCGCAGGATCACCTCGGCGGCCCTCGCGGGGTCGATGGTCAGCAGCTTCTCGAACTGCCGGCGGCCGGTCTCGAACTCCTCGGCGGGCACGCCGGCGCCCACCCGGGCGTTCTGCGCGATCCGGGTGCGGATGCCCCCCGGGTGCACGCAGGTCACCCCGATCCCCTCGCCGGCCAGCTCCTGGCGCAGCGCCTCGGTGAAGCCGCGGACGGCGAACTTGCTGGCCGCGTAGGCGGTCTGCCCGGCCGGGGCGATGATCCCGAAGAGGCTGGAGACGTTGACCAGGTGCGCGCCCGGCTCGACCCGCAGGGTGGGCAGCAGCGCGTGGGTCAGCTGCGCCACGGCCCGGAAGTTGACGTCGACGACCCAGCTGAACTCGTCCAGGCTCACCTGGTCGAACCGGCCGCCCAGCGCCACCCCCGCGTTGTTGACCAGCAGCCGCAGCGCCGGGTGCCGCCGGCGGATCTCCTCGGCCACCCGCGCGGTGGCGGCGGCGTCGGCCAGGTCGACCACGTAGGCGGTGAGCTGCCGGTCGGGGTGCGCGGCGCGGACCGCCGCGACGACGGCGTCGAGGCGCCCGGCGTCGCGGTCGACCAGCACCAGGTCGCTGCCCCGGCGGGCCAGCCCGTGCACGAGGGCCTCGCCGATCCCGCTGGCGGCGCCGGTCACCACAGCCGTGCCGCCGATGAAGACGAACCTACGCACGGGCGGTCCTCCGTTCCGGTGTGCCGGCGCGGGAGAACCGCACGCCGGGGTCGGTGAGCCGGCCGTGCCGCATCAGCAGGACGTCCCGGGGATAGTTCTGGTGCAGCCGCCACGGCGCCCGGGCGCCCTGCTTGGGCAGGGCGTCGACGCTGCGCAGCACGTAGCCGGCCGTCAAATCGATGATCGGCTCCAGCTCGCCGTCGGGCGGCGGCAGCGGGGTGACGACCTGCTGGCCGGTGCGGTCCAGGTGCCGCAGCAGCCGGCAGACGTAGGTGGCCACCAGGTCGGCCTTCAGCGTCCACGAGGCGTTGGTGTAGCCGAGGGTCATCGCGAAGTTCGGCACCCCGGAGAGCATCATCCCCTTGTAGGCGACGGTGTCGGGCAGCTCCACCTCGGCGCCGTCCACGGTCAGCGTCATGCCGCCGAGGGCGAGCAGGTTGAGCCCGGTGGCGGTGACGACGACGTCCGCGGCCAGCTCCTCGCCGGAGCCGAGCCGGACGCCCCGCTCGGTGAAGGTGTCGACGGTGTCGGTGACCACCGACGCCCTCCCCCGCGCCACCGCGGTGAACAGGTCGCCGTCGGGCACCACGCACAGCCGCTGGTCCCAGGGGTCGTAGCGGGGCGAGAAGTGCCGGTCGACGTCGTAGCCGGCCGGCAGCCGGCCCCGGGCGGCGCGCAGCAGCAGCCGCCGGACCAACGCGGGGGCGCGCCGGCTGAGCTGGAAGTTGGCGGTGGAGAGCAGGACGTTCTTCCAGCGCACCACCGGATACGCGGCCTTCGCCGGCAGCCAGCGCCGCAGCGCGTCGGCCAGCACGTCGCGCGACGGCAGCGCCAGGACGTACGTGGGTGAGCGCTGGAGCATGGTGACGTGGGCGGCCCGCTCGGCCATCGCGGGCACCAGGGTCACTGCGGTGGCGCCGCTGCCGATCACCACCACCCGCTTGCCGGTGTGGTCGAGGTCGGCGGGCCAGTGCTGCGGGTGCACGATCCGCCCCGCGAACCGCTCGGTGCCGGGGAACCTCGGGGCGTACCCGGCGTCGTAGCGGTAGTAGCCGGCGCAGGTGAACAGGAAGGAACAGGTCAGCGCGACCGTCTCGCCGGTGTCGTCGCGCTGGGCGTGCACCGTCCAGCGGGCGCTCGCGCTGTCCCAGTCGGCCCGCAGCACCCGGTGCCGGAAGCGGATGTGGTCGGTGACGCCGTACTCGTCGGCGGTGCGGCGGACGTAGTCGCGGATCGAGTCGCCCTCGGCGATGGCCTTCGGGTCGGTCCACGGCTTGAAGGAGTAGCCGAGGGTGAACATGTCGGAGTCCGACCGGACGCCGGGATAACGGAACAGGTCCCAGGTGCCGCCGATCGCGTCGCGGGACTCCAGCACCGCGTACGTCTTCTCCGGGCAGTTGCGGCGCAGGTGGCAGGCGGCACCCACGCCGGACAGGCCGGCGCCGACGATGAGCACGTCGACGTGTTCGGTGGCCATCTCGTCTCCGTCCGCGGGTGTGACCGGACACTAGCCACGGCTGTCGAGGCTCGTCAACACCCTGTCGAGTCGGATCGACACGGTGTTGATCCGGTGTAGAGTCCCCGGGCATGACACCCGCCCGTACGGCCACCGGCAGCGCGACCGGGCGCGGACGGCGCGCGGCGCGCTCCGTCGGCGACGAGCGGGAGCTGGCCATCCTGGCGACCGCCGAGCGGCTGCTGGGGCAGCGGGCCTTCGCCGACATCTCGATCGACGACCTGGCGCGCGGGGCCGGCATCTCCCGGCCCACCTTCTACTTCTACTTCCCGTCCAAGGACGCGGTGCTGCTGACGCTGCTGGACCGGGTCATCGAGGAGGCCGACGCCGCCGCCGGGAACGTGCTGGAGCGGCTGGCCGAGGACCCACCGGCGCGCTGGCGGGAGCTGATCGACCGGTTCCACGAGACGTTCGGCGCGCACCGCGCGGTGGTGCTGGCCTGCGCCCAGGTGCGCGGCACCAACGCCGAGGTGCGCCGGCTCTGGGCGAGGGTGCTGGAGCGCTGGGTGCACGCGATCGAGACCGCGATCGTGGCCGAACGGCGGCGCGGGGCCGCCCCCGACGGCGTGCCGGCCCGCGACCTCGCCATCGCGCTCAACTCGATGAACGAGCGCGTCTGGTACGCCACCTTCGCCGGCGACGGGCCGGCGGTGGCGGAGCGCGACGTGGTCGACGTGCTGCGCGACGTGTGGCTGGCCGCGATCTACCGCGGCACCGCTCCCCCGCCGGCCTGACCACGCCGGACGGCGGGGTGTGCCGGCACGACCTCGAGGTCGTGCCCCCACCCACGTGCCCGGTTACCGTTGATCTCTCCCGGTCGGCGACCCGCCCCGGCCTTTCGTCCCCCTGGAGGAGACTTGCGCCCGACCAGCACCCCGTTCTCCGCCGAGCTGCGGGCCGCCAGCGCCGAGGCCCACCAGGGCGCGGAGTCCCAGCGGTACGTCTCCGCCCTGGTGGCCGGCGAGCTGGACCGCGCCGGCTACGCCGCGCTGGTGGGGCAGCACCACGTGATCTACGAGGCGCTGGAGGGCGCCGCCGAGGCGATGCGCCACGACCCGCTCGCCGGCCCGTTCGTCGACGACGCGCTGACCCGGCTGCCCGCCCTCGCCGCGGACCTGGAGTTCCTGCTCGGGCCCGACTGGCGCCGACGGATCGACCCGACCCCGGCGACGGTCGCCTACGCCGGGCGCCTCGGCGCGGTCTGCGCCAGCTCACCGGAGCGGTTCGTCGCCCACCACTACACCCGCTACCTCGGCGACCTCTCCGGCGGCCTGCACATCGGACGGTCCCTCGCCCGGCACTACGGGCTGACCGGGGACGCCGGGGCGGCGTTCTACCGGTTCGACCGGATCCCCAGCCCGAAGGCGTACAAGGACGCCTACCGGGCAAGGCTGGACGCCCTCCCGCTCGACGAGGTGGGTCGGGCCGCGCTGCGGGCCGAGGTGCTCGTGGCGTACCGGCACAACACCGAGGTCCTCGCCGCCCTGTCCCACCTCGTGCCGGCCACGGACGCGGAGGTGGCCGCGTGACCGCCCCGTTCGGCGCCGACGTGGTCGCCGCCGTCTGCCGGCACATGAACGACGACCACGCCGGGGACTCGCTGCTCATCTGCCGCACGCTCGGCGGGCAGCCGGCGGCCACCCGGGCCCGGGCCACCGGCCTGGACGCCGAGGGGATGGAGTTCGCCGTGACCGTGGACGACATCGAGGTCCCGGTGCGGGTGCCGTTCGCCCACCGGCTGAGCGAACGCGCCCAGATCCGGCAGGAGGTGGTGCGGATGTACCGGGAGGCGTGCCAGCGGTCCGGCCTCCCACCGCGCCCGGCCGGCTGACCGACCGGCGGTCGCAACGCCACGTCCGATCGCCGCCAGCGCCGGCCGGCCGGCTCCCGGATAGTCGGCTCCGGTGGCGCGACGCACGGTCGCGCACTCGGTGGAAGGTGGACGGATGCACGCGCCTTCCAGGTCGAGGTGCTGCGCGCGTACGTCGAGCAGGACCTCGTCATCCCCGGGACGAGCCACGTCGACCCGCTGCGCTGAGATCCGTTGATCATGAAGTTCTGCGAGTTCTTCGGCGGCGGGCACCACGTGCACCCGTCCCGACTCGCGGAGGGCTGGCAGATGCCCCACCGGCTCGGCGCGGCGTCGCGCTGACCGGTGGGCGGCGCGGCCGGTCCCACGCGGCACTCCACAGGGGACGGTGGCGGGGCGCCGGTCGTCGCCGGATTGTGCGACCCTGGGATCGACTGCCCGGGTCACCGGAGGTGATGGCCACGTTACGACTGTGCGAGCTCGTCGCCGTGCCCGGCGCCGCCGCGGTGACCCTCGACGTCGCCGCCGGTGCCACGGCCGCCCTGGCCGCCGCCCCGCCGATCGGCACCGCCGTCGCCCGGGTGGTGAGCGGGCTGGCCCCGCCGGTCGCCGGCCGGGTCCTGGTCGGCAACCGGGAGGTGACCACCCTGGCACCGCCGCAGCGCCGCATCGCCTACGTGCCGGCCGGCGGCGCGCTGCTGCCCCACCTGAGCGTGCGCCGCAACATCGCCTACGGCCAGCGCCGACGGGAACGGGTGCGGGACATGGCCGACGCGTGGACGGCGACGGTGGTCGACCGGCTGGAGCTGGCTCCGACGCTGGAGCTGCGACCGCACCTGCTGTCGGAGGCGCAGCGGTTCCGGGTGGCGCTCGCCCGGGCGGTGGCCTGCCTGCCCGAGGTGCTGGTGATCGACCTGCCGACCGGACCGGCCGGCGGTGGGCGGCTGACCGACCTGGTCGGCAGGCTCTCCCCGACGAACACCCCGGGGGTGGCGGTGCTGGTGTGCACGGCCGACCCGGGCTCGCTGGCCGACGTGCCGGTCGTCGCCGAGGTGGGCGGGTGACGCCGGTGGGCCGGGCCGCGCCGGCGGCGCGGCTGAGCCGCCGCACCCTGCTGCGGGCCACCGCCGCGCTCACCGCGACGGCCGGCGCGGGCTGTGCCGCCACGCCGCCGGCGGTCCAGGTCGCGGTCGTGTGGAGCGGCGGCGAGCTGGCCCGTTTCCGCGAGGTCGTGGGCAACTACGGCGCCGACGTGCAGGTGATCAGCGCCGGCAACGACATCGACGCGTTCCTGCGCGCCCGCCAACTGGCCGGCACCAGCCCCGACGTGGCGATCCTGCCCCGGTCCGGGCTGGTCGTCGAGTACGCCCGGCGCGGCTGGCTGCGCGAGCTGACCCCCGCCACCAGCTACGCCCTCCCGCCCGGCATGGCCGACCTGCTCTCCGCCGACGGGCGCCGCTACGGCGTCTGGGTCAAGGCGGCCCACAAGTCGCTGTTCTGGTACTTCCCGTCGATGCTCCCCGCGCCGCCGCGCACCTGGGACCAGCTCGTGACGCTCACCCGGCGGCTCGGCGCGCGGGCCCGCTCGGGCGACGGCCCGGCGCCGCTGGCCGTCGGCGCGGCCGACGGGTGGGTGCTCACCGACTGGTTCGAGAACGTGCTCGCCGACGTGGCCCCGCCCGGCCACTACGAGGCGCTGGCGCGCGGCGAGGCCGACTGGCGGAGCCCGTCGGTGCACACGGCGCTGGACCGGCTCGCCGAGCTGTGGGGCGTCGACGGCGCGTTCCCCGGCGGCGGTCGCCGGGCCCTGCTCACCCAGTACGAGGAGTCGGTGATCCAGGTGGTGCACCACCGGCGGGCCACGATGCTCTTCGAGGCCGACTTCGTCGACGACGTCAGCCGCCGGTTCCGCCGGGGCCCGGAGCAGCCGGAGACCTTCCGCTTCCCGGGCGCCCGGGTGGCCGACGGCCCGCTGATCGTCGGCGGTGACGCCGCCGTGGCGTTCGCCGGTTCGGCCCGTGGGGCGGAGCTGGTGCGCTGGCTCAGCGGCGGCTCCGCCTTCCAGCCGTGGCTGCGCGCCGGCGGCTACCTCTCCCCCAACGTGTCCGTGCCGCTGGGCGACTACCGCGATCCCGTCCGCCGCCGCCTCGCCGCCGAGCTACGCACGGCCGAGGCGGTGCGCTTCGACCTGTCCGACCGGCTGCCGGGCCCGTTCACCGGCTCCGACGGGGTGGGCATCTGGCGGATCATGCAGGACTTCTTCGCCGACGTCACCGACGGGGTCCCCGCCGGCAGGGCGACCCGGCGGGCCGTCGGGCAACTGGCGGCGGCGGCCCGGTCGGCGGGCGGCGGCCGATGAGCCGGGTCCTGGGCGAGCTGGCGGTCCTCGACGACGTCGGGCCGCCCCGGCGCGGGCGGGCCTACCCGGCGGCGGGGGCCACCTCGGCGCTGCTGCTGCCCGCCCTGCTGCTGCTCGGCGGGCTGGTGGCGTGGCCGGTGCTACGTACGCTGCACGCCAGCGTCACCACCGACGGCCGGTGGGTGGGCGCGGAGCACTTCCGCACCGCGCTGGCCGCGCCCGGCACCGGCGCCGTGGTGGGACGCACGCTGCTCTGGGCGCTGCTGGTGCCGGCGGTGGTCACCGTCCTGGGCTACCTGCTCGCCGCCGCCTCGCGCCGCTCGCAGGAGGGCGGGCTGGTCCGCCTCATCCTGGTGGTGCCCACCGCGCTGCCGCTGGTGGTCACCGGGGTCACCTTCCGGCTGATGTACGACCCGGACCCGGAACGCGGGCTGGCCACGCTGGTCGCCGCGACGCTGACCGGCCGGTCGGCGGCCGACGCCCCGCAACTGCTCGGCCCCCGCCTGGTCACGGTGGCGCTGATGTCGGCGTTCGTGTGGGCGTGGGTCGGGCTGGCCGTGCTGGTGTTCCGGGCCGCCCTCGACGCGGTGCCGCCCAGCCTCGCCGACGCGGTGCGCGCCTACGGCGGCAACCGCCGCGACGTGCTCTGGGACGCGCAGTGGCGGCCACTGCTGCTGCGCACCGTGGCGGTGGTGTTCACCCTGGCGGCGCTCGGCACCGCCCGGACGTTCGACCTGATCCTGGTGATGACGCCCGGCTCGGTGCGCGACGAGGCGTCGGTGCTCGCCCTGCGGGTCTGGCAGACCTCCAACGGCGCCACCACCGGCGAGGGCGCCGCGCTCGGCGTGGTGTGGCTGGTGGCGGTGGCCGCCGGCATGCTGGTAGCCGCGCTGTTCGTGCGGCAGGCGTGGCCGCCGCCCCGGGACCCGGTGCCCGTCGCGCCCGAACCGGTGGCGCCCGCGCCACGCCGGACGATCCGGCTGCTGGTGGCGGGCGCGGCGGTCGCCTGGCTGGTGCCGCTCGGGGTGCTGCTCGCCACCTCGCTGCACGGGACGGTGGACGCGGCGGCCCGGGGCTGGTGGTGGAGCCCGCCCGGCCTCGACTCCTACCGGGACCTGCTGACCGGCGCGGAGCTGTGGCGCACGCTGGGCTTCACGCTGGTGCTGGCGACCGTGGTCACCGCCCTGGTGCTGGGCGTCGCGCTGCTCGCCGCGTACCCGCTGGCCTGGCTGACCGGGCCACCCGCCCAGGCCACCGGGCTGCTGCTGATGGCCGCCAGCATCGTGCCGGTGCAGGTCATCGCCGGGCCGGTCAACGAGGTGCTCGGCGTGGTGCTCTCCTCCGGCACGGCGCGTGGCCTGGCGCTGGTGCACGTCGCGCTGGGCGTGCCGTTCGCCGTGCTGGTGCTGCGCAACGCGTTCGCGGACCTGCCCGCCGAGCAGGTACGCGCGGCCCGGGTGGGCGGGCGGCACTGGTGGGGCACCCTGCGGCTGCTCGCCCGGCACAACCGCCCGGCCGTGGTGGCGGTCGCGGTGCTGGAGTTCGTCCAGGTGTGGAACGACCTGGTGGTGGGTCTGCTGTTCAGCGGTCCCGGCGCGCTGCCGCTGGGGCTGTTCCTCGCCGGCCAGACCCGGGGCTTCGCGGCCAACAGCGGGGCGCTCGCCGCCGGCTCGGTCATCGCCTCCGTCCTGCCGGTGCTGCTGGTGGTGCTGGCCCGCCGCCAGCTCGTCGCCGGCCTGGTCGCCGGGGGCGTGCGGTGACGGGGCCGGCTCGCCGCTCGCGGCGGCCCCGGCGGCTGAGCCTGCTGCTCGCGATCGGCGGCGTGGTCGGCGGCACGGTCAGCGCGGTCCTCGGCAACGTCACCGGCAACCTGCTCTCCGAGCTGTCCGTAGCCCAGCTCGGCTCGGCGAGCGCCGGGGTGATCGTGCTCGGCCTCGCCGCCGCGATGATCGTGGAATGGCGCCGCCAGCGGCAGCAGGCCGCGACGCCGGACGACACCGAACCGCCGCCCGTCGCCGGCGCGCCCACCCTGCCGTGGCCGGCCGGGTTCACCGGGCGGGCCGGGCACGTCGACGCGATCATCGACCTGTTGGAGAAGGAGCATGCGGTCGCGGTGGTCGGCCGGCGGGCCGTCGGCACGTCGGCCTGCGCCATCCAGGCCGCCAACCTGTGCCGGGACGACTTCCCGGACGGCCAGTACTACCTGGACCTGCGCCGGGGCGGGCGGCGGCACGACGCCCGGCAGGTGCTGACCGCGCTGGCCCGGATCCTCGGCACCCGGCCGCCGGCGTCGGGGCGCGCCGACGACCTCGCCGACGCCGTCGACGAGCTGAGCGGCCAGCTCGACGGCCGGGCGACCCTCGTGGTGCTGGACAACGTGGACGACCCGGCCCAGGTCCGGCCGCTGCTGCCGCCGACCGCGCGGACGTGCCGCCTGCTGCTGGCCGGCACGGGAGCGTTGGCCGCGGTGGACGGGGTGGTGGCGCACGGGATCGCCGAGCCGGACGCCGACGACGCCGTCGAGCTGTTCGCCGCCGCCGGTGCCGCCGCGCCCGTCGCCCGGCCGCACCGCCCGGACCCGCGAACCGACCCGGCGGTACGCGACCTCGTCGAACTCTGCGGGCGGCAGCCCCGCACGGTCGCGGAGCTCGGCCGGCGTACGGCGCAGCACGGGTGGCGGCACACCGACGTGCTCGACGCGCTGCGCCGCGCCGTCGACACGCCCCCGCACCAGCACGTCGCCGCCTCCCCGGCGACCCTGCTGGTGACCGCGCGGGACACCGCGTACCACGCGCTGGGCGGCGAGGCAGGGCGGTTGTGGCGGCTGATGTCGCTCAGCCCGGTGCCGCTGGACCGGCCGACGATCGGGGCGCTGGCCGGCCGCCGCCCGGACCGGGTGGCCGCCCTGCTGCACGAGCTGGCCGCCGGCGGGTTCGTCACCGGCGCGCCCGGGGACCGCTACGAGGTGCGCCCGCTGCTGGCCCCGTACGCCCGGATGCACCTGCGCGACGCGGAGCCGGCGCGGCGGCGGGTCGCCGCGCAGGCCCGGCTCACCCGACACCTGGCCCGGCGGGCCGAGCGGCACGCCGCGAGCCTCGCCGTGGTCGGCTCGCCGCCGGACCGGGAGCCGACGCTGGCGCTGGACGACGACCCGTACGGCTGGTTCGACCTGCACCAGGAGCTGCTGC is drawn from Micromonospora sp. NBC_01740 and contains these coding sequences:
- a CDS encoding tetratricopeptide repeat protein, whose protein sequence is MTGPARRSRRPRRLSLLLAIGGVVGGTVSAVLGNVTGNLLSELSVAQLGSASAGVIVLGLAAAMIVEWRRQRQQAATPDDTEPPPVAGAPTLPWPAGFTGRAGHVDAIIDLLEKEHAVAVVGRRAVGTSACAIQAANLCRDDFPDGQYYLDLRRGGRRHDARQVLTALARILGTRPPASGRADDLADAVDELSGQLDGRATLVVLDNVDDPAQVRPLLPPTARTCRLLLAGTGALAAVDGVVAHGIAEPDADDAVELFAAAGAAAPVARPHRPDPRTDPAVRDLVELCGRQPRTVAELGRRTAQHGWRHTDVLDALRRAVDTPPHQHVAASPATLLVTARDTAYHALGGEAGRLWRLMSLSPVPLDRPTIGALAGRRPDRVAALLHELAAGGFVTGAPGDRYEVRPLLAPYARMHLRDAEPARRRVAAQARLTRHLARRAERHAASLAVVGSPPDREPTLALDDDPYGWFDLHQELLLAVVRVPAGAAETLPRRVRRWWFRLAVALCGWLAHAERLDEWAEVCRTVLATPTADDRPEIAGWAHNELGVLRRRRGDPQAAATALSLAVAERGRRGTAQARMNLGLVLLDLGQFDDAVEHLELSRRHRSAADRAGHALTDLGLGAARLSRGELEVAHRHLVRAANAFRALGDARGYAAALTNLVLVHAGLGEHLDAAQSWRAALREYESVADPTNRAAALLNAGAALLSTTPAQARQAYELLAESLRLRDGRPTAGLGRTLLHLGDAAAALDDADEARRHWADAAGVCEEAGDADGQAAADARLVGSDAPA